Proteins encoded by one window of Deltaproteobacteria bacterium:
- a CDS encoding NifU family protein: MTREEVETALNKIRPALQADGGNVELVGLDGNVVKVKLTGACGGCPMSQMTLKMGIEKILKQEIPSVEAVESV; this comes from the coding sequence ATGACAAGAGAAGAGGTAGAAACCGCTTTAAACAAGATTCGACCAGCCCTGCAGGCGGACGGCGGTAACGTGGAACTAGTGGGTTTGGACGGAAACGTGGTAAAGGTAAAGCTCACAGGTGCTTGCGGGGGGTGCCCCATGTCACAGATGACTCTGAAAATGGGCATCGAGAAGATTCTCAAACAGGAGATTCCTTCCGTAGAGGCGGTGGAATCCGTATAG
- a CDS encoding PaaI family thioesterase: MKIDIETKPEADLQELARRADESSFARQLGLKILEVGLGYARAAVRISPDRHGNLFGYIHGAALYALADHAGSVCGNSLDRKAVMIQSTMSFFKNPGLEQDLLAEARVVQEGRRTGHLEVDIRDEIGEILARFQSTIYFFDA; the protein is encoded by the coding sequence ATGAAAATCGATATCGAAACCAAGCCCGAAGCTGATCTTCAAGAGCTGGCCCGTCGAGCCGACGAGTCGTCATTCGCCAGACAGCTCGGCCTGAAAATCCTCGAGGTGGGCCTCGGATACGCCCGAGCCGCTGTCAGAATCAGTCCGGACCGCCACGGAAATCTATTCGGCTATATTCACGGCGCTGCTCTGTATGCGCTGGCCGACCATGCGGGGTCCGTCTGCGGAAACAGCCTGGACCGCAAAGCGGTGATGATTCAATCCACGATGAGTTTCTTCAAGAACCCCGGCCTTGAACAGGACCTTCTGGCGGAGGCGCGCGTAGTGCAGGAGGGAAGGAGGACCGGCCATCTCGAGGTAGACATACGCGACGAGATAGGAGAAATACTGGCTCGCTTTCAGTCAACCATCTATTTTTTTGACGCATAG